The sequence CGCGCGCTTGATAAAAAAGGCCGGGACGCCCACGCGGACGCCCCGGCCTTTGCCGTCAATATTCTCCAGCCGCTACGCGCCTTGCCTCTCCCCGACCAGGGCCAGCGCCCGCGAGGCCGCTCCCCACAGCCCCACCTGCTGGTCCGCCACGAGGCGCACCGGCACGGCGGACAGCAGGCCCGCATGAGCCGGGGATGTGCGGAACTCCCTTGCGAAGGCCGGGTGTTCAAGCAGCATGGGGTTTCTGGCAGCCACGCCGCCCGAGATGAACAGCCCTCCCGTGGCCAGAACGTCCAGCACGTAGTCCCGGCAGGCCCGCCCCAGAAAACGCGCGAACCATTCGGCCACCGGGGAACCCGGCCCAAGCGCCGCAGCCGCCTCGGCTGGCGAGGCCACGCTCTGGCCGGTATGATAGCGATGCAGCAGTGCAAGCCCTGAACCGGACACCACCGTCTCCCAGCGCGCGAAGGGCTCGGCCACCTCGGCCTGGACGAACTCCTGGAAGCGGCGCTCCTCCGGACCGTTGAAGGGGAAGGCCGCGTGGCCCCCCTCCGAGCCGCACACCACGTATTCCCCGCCTCCAGCACAAGAAACCGGAACCAGGGCTGCCTTGCCGAGGCCCGTGCCGGGACCGACAACGGCCTGGGTCCGCGCAGGGTCCATGCGTCCGGGCAGCACGGAAAGCGAGCGTTGCTCGCCGAAGAGGCGGCAGCCGTGGGCCTGGGCCGCGAAATCGTTCAGCAGTATGCTGGCCCCTGGCAGGAGCCCGACGGGCAGCGCCTCAAGGTCCATGACGTAGTCTATGTTGGGAGGTTGGCAGAACAGCCCGCGTTCCACGGGTCCGGCCACGGCCAGCGCTGCTGCCGTAGTGCCGGGGAAATGCACGGAATCCGGCGCACCAGATTCGCCCGACCAGCCGGTCGCCTCCGCAAGTTCCCGCGCCGCAGCCTCCACGAGCCCGTGAAACGAGGCGAACGACGCCGTAGGCAATTGCGTCCCGGCAGCCATTCGAACGCCCCCTCCGGTGGTGAACAGGGCGAAGCGGGCGTTGGTGCCGCCGATGTCCGCAGCGAGAACAAAGCCTGAATCCGTTGTCATGCCTCATTTCTAGGGGCAATTTCCCGGCGGGGCAAGGACGAGGTTGTCAAAAGCCCGGATATTTGGGAAATTAACAAATCACGACAATATCCGGAGGCCCCATGCGCACGCGCGCCCTGTTCACAGTCGCTCTCTCGCTGATGCTTCTGGCCGCGACCGCGCAGGCCGAACCCGTCAGCTACAAGGAACTGATCCCGCTGATCTCCTCAGTCAGCCTGCCCGGCTGGACAGCCGGAACGCCCACCGGCCAGACCGTGAAGGCTCCGGTTGAGGCCAGCGAGGCCACCCTGGAGTTCGCAAACGGCGACAAGCATCTGGAACTGGCCATCTACGATGGCGGCCCGGCCATGGGCGCAGCTGCCGCCGCCATGGCCCAGGTGGAGATGGAGAGCCCCGAGGAGATCATAAAACCCGTGACCGTCAAGGGTTTCAAGGGGTCCTTGTACCTGCATCCCAAGGACAACGAGGCCGATCTGGTGATCCTGGTGCCGCCCCGCTTCGCCGTGTCCATCCACGTGAACGGTTCAGCCGACGGCGACCTGCTCCAGAAAGCCGCCGCACAGATGGATCTGGCCAAGCTGTCCACCCTGGGCAAGTAGCCCGAGCCGACATGGACACCCTGTACGACATCCCGAACTTCGTGAGTATCGACCAGGGGCTGGCCTGCGCGGGCCAGCCCAGCCCCGAGCACTTCCCCCTGCTTACCCAGGCGGGCTTCCAGGCGGTGATCAATCTGGCCACCAGCGCCTCGTCCGGGCACCTGCCGGACGAGCCGGAGCTGTGCGCCCGCTCGGGCCTGGAGTTCACCTGGCTGCCCGTGGCCTGGGACGCCCCCACCGTGGAG comes from Fundidesulfovibrio putealis DSM 16056 and encodes:
- a CDS encoding glucokinase, which translates into the protein MTTDSGFVLAADIGGTNARFALFTTGGGVRMAAGTQLPTASFASFHGLVEAAARELAEATGWSGESGAPDSVHFPGTTAAALAVAGPVERGLFCQPPNIDYVMDLEALPVGLLPGASILLNDFAAQAHGCRLFGEQRSLSVLPGRMDPARTQAVVGPGTGLGKAALVPVSCAGGGEYVVCGSEGGHAAFPFNGPEERRFQEFVQAEVAEPFARWETVVSGSGLALLHRYHTGQSVASPAEAAAALGPGSPVAEWFARFLGRACRDYVLDVLATGGLFISGGVAARNPMLLEHPAFAREFRTSPAHAGLLSAVPVRLVADQQVGLWGAASRALALVGERQGA